The following proteins come from a genomic window of Pleuronectes platessa chromosome 2, fPlePla1.1, whole genome shotgun sequence:
- the glrx gene encoding glutaredoxin-1, with translation MAQQFVQTKIKGDKVVIFIKPTCSYCIMAKDVLVKYKFKPGHLECIDISDRSDMGSMQDYFLELTGERTVPRVFIGEECIGGGSDVAALHKNGKLEGMLQSIGALQ, from the exons ATGGCGCAGCAGTTTGTCCAAACTAAGATCAAAGGAGACAAAGTGGTGATCTTCATCAAGCCCACGTGCTCCTACTGCATCATGGCCAAAGACGTTTTGGTCAAATACAAGTTTAAACCCGGACATCTGGAGTGCATTGACATAAGTGACCGCAGCGACATGGGCAGCATGCAGGACTATTTCCTGGAGCTCACCGGAGAGCGCACG GTCCCTCGGGTGTTCATCGGTGAGGAGTGCATCGGAGGCGGCAGCGATGTGGCGGCCCTGCATAAGAACGGGAAACTGGAGGGCATGCTGCAGTCTATTGGAGCCCTGCAGTGA